A genomic segment from Lates calcarifer isolate ASB-BC8 linkage group LG13, TLL_Latcal_v3, whole genome shotgun sequence encodes:
- the arrdc3a gene encoding arrestin domain-containing protein 3a, with protein MVLGKVKSFTVSYDCLNDSNVPVFSSGDCVSGRVIIEVTGEIRVKSLKIHAKGFAKVRWTESRNAGSNTAYTQNYTEEVEYLNHKDILIGHERDDDNSEEGLTTIHSGRHEYAFSLELPQTPLATSFEGKHGSVRYWVKAELHRPWLLPMKTKKEFTVFEHIDINTPLLLSPQAGTKDKTLCCWFCTSGPISLSAKIERKGYTPGESIQIFAEIENCSSRMVVPKAAIYQTQTFYAKGKMKEVKQLVANLRGESLSSGKTETWSGKMLKIPPVSPSILDCSIIRVEYSLMVYVDIPGAINLSLNLPLVIGTIPLHPFGSRTSSVSSQCSMSWLGMGLPERPEAPPSYAEIVTEEQRQSSLDVPAAREELDGPLFAYIHEFRFQPPPLYSEIDPNPDHASRTEERRLSACPSR; from the exons ATGGTGCTAGGAAAGGTAAAGAGCTTCACAGTAAGCTACGACTGTCTCAATGACAGCAATGTTCCCGTTTTCTCCAGCGGGGACTGCGTCTCAGGGAGGGTGATCATCGAAGTCACGGGAGAAATCCGTGTGAAATCTCTCAAAATCCACGCAAAAGGATTTGCAAAAGTTCGTTGGACTGAATCGAGAAATGCTGGATCCAACACTGCCTACACGCAAAACTACACAGAAGAAGTGGAATATCTAAATCACAAAGATATTTTAATTGGACACGAGAGAG ACGATGACAACTCTGAGGAAGGACTCACCACTATCCATTCAGGACGACATGAGTATGCATTCAGCCTCGAGCTTCCACAGAC ACCTCTGGCTACCTCCTTCGAAGGGAAGCATGGCAGTGTGCGCTATTGGGTAAAAGCAGAACTTCACAGGCCATGGCTCCTGCCCATGAAGACCAAGAAGGAATTTACAGTCTTTGAGCACATTGACATCAACACTCCATTATTGCTG tCACCACAGGCCGGCACGAAAGACAAGACGCTTTGCTGTTGGTTCTGCACCTCAGGTCCTATTTCCTTAAGTGCCAAAATTGAAAGGAAGGGATACACCCCAG GAGAGTCAATCCAGATCTTTGCTGAGATTGAGAACTGCTCATCCCGCATGGTGGTGCCAAAGGCAGCCATCTACCAGACTCAGACCTTCTATGCCAAAGGGAAGATGAAGGAGGTCAAACAGCTGGTGGCCAACCTGCGGGGAGAGTCTCTGTCCTCGGGCAAAACGGAGACCTGGAGTGGCAAGATGCTGAAGATCCCGCCTGTCTCACCCTCCATCCTGGACTGCAGCATCATCAGAGTGGAGTATTCGCTCATG GTATATGTGGACATACCCGGGGCAATTAATCTGTCCCTGAACCTGCCACTGGTCATCGGAACCATCCCTCTCCACCCTTTCGGCTCCCGCACCTCCAGCGTCAGCAGCCAGTGCAGCATGAGCTGGCTGGGCATGGGTCTGCCTGAGAGGCCTGAAG CTCCTCCAAGCTATGCAGAAATTGTGACAGaagagcagaggcagagcagccTGGATGTCCCAGCAGCCCGTGAGGAGCTGGATGGACCTCTCTTCGCCTATATTCATGAGTTCCGCttccagcctcctcctctgtacTCTGAG ATCGATCCAAACCCAGATCATGCCAGCCGTACAGAGGAGCGCAGGCTCAGCGCCTGCCCATCGCGCTGA